The Sphaerisporangium siamense genome includes the window GGTGCTGCTCGTGTTGCTCCACAAGGGCAAGGGCGGAGGCCTTTCGGACCTCTTCGGCGGCGGGTTCACGTCGTCGTTCGGCGGGTCCTCGGTGGTGGAGCGGAACCTCGACCGCCTCACGATCATCACCGGGACGGTCTGGTTCGTCTGCATCATCGCCCTCGGCCTGATCCTCAAACCGTAACCCGCCCGCCCGTGGCCGGGCCTGACAGTGATTCTTTCCCCCGCTCCAGAGCGGGGGCGATCGAGCGAGGAGTTCATCCGTGGGTAGTGGCAACGCGATCCGTGGTAGCCGTGTCGGCGCCGGGCCGATGGGCGAGGCCGAGCGTGGCGAGGCGGCCCCT containing:
- the secG gene encoding preprotein translocase subunit SecG, translated to MTIGISIALILSSALMVLLVLLHKGKGGGLSDLFGGGFTSSFGGSSVVERNLDRLTIITGTVWFVCIIALGLILKP